GGTTTACTAATGGATGTAAAAGCCATCCGGCAGCAATTTCCTGCATTAAACCAGGAAGTTAATGGACATCCTTTGGTATACCTTGACTCATCAGCAACATCGCAGAAGCCATTATCAGTTATTGAAGCTGTCGATACATACTATCGGCAGGACAATTCAAACGTGCACCGCGGTGTTCACACGCTGGGTACCAGAGCTACGGAGAAATATGAAGGTGCCCGCGAGAAAGTTCGGCGGTTTATCAATGCCGATAGTACCGCCGAGGTTATTTTCACACGTGGTACAACAACAGCTATTAATACAGTTGCATACAGTTATGCCAGAGCAAACCTGAAGTCAGGTGATGAAATTGTGATTAATCAGATGGAACATCACAGTAACATTATTCCCTGGCAGCAGGCTGCAAAGGCTACGGGTGCAACATTAAAATACATTCCATTACAGAATGATGGAACTATTTCCTTGGATGATGTCCGGGAAACCGTGACATCGAATACAAAAATCGTTGCGGTAACACACGTCTCCAACGTGCTTGGAACAATAAATCCGGTTAAAGAAATTGCGCAAATTGCCCATGAAAACAATGCAGTTATCCTTGTTGACGGGGCACAGGGAGCACCACATATGAAAGTTGATGTAAAAGATTTGGATTGTGACTTTTATGCATTCTCAGGTCATAAGATGTGTGGTCCAACCGGAATTGGCGTTCTATACGGCAAAAAGGAACACCTTGAAAACATGGAACCAGTAGAATTCGGCGGGGAAATGATTGATTTTGTTAACCTGTACGACTCAACCTGGAAAGAACTTCCGTGGAAATTTGAAGGTGGAACCCCTATTATAGCCGGTGCAGTCGGATTGGGTGCAGCAATCGATTTCTTAAATGAAGTTGGTTTGGATAACATAGCAGCACATGAACACAAAATCGCGGCTTATGCAATGGAAAAAATCCGTGCAATTGATGGGATAACCGTGTATGGACCGGAAGAACGGGCAGCATTGGTTACCTTTAACCTGGATGATGTTCATCCGCACGATACCGCTACAGTCCTTGATGCGGAAGGTGTTGCGGTCAGGGCAGGACATCATTGTGCACAACCGCTCATGAAGTGGCTTGATGTTACAGCAACCGCACGTGCAAGCTTCTATCTGTACAACACAGAGGAAGATATTGATCGTTTAGTCGATGGACTTTTGAAAACGAAGGAGTATTTTGGTGATGTCTTTTAATAACCTTGATACACTATACAGACAGGTAATCATGGATCACTATAAAAATCCGAGGAACCGTGGGACTGTTGAAGGAGACGCTCTGACCGTTGATATGAACAACCCGACTTGCGGTGACCGGATTCAGCTGCAACTGCAGGTGGAAGATGGAATTGTCAAAGATGCCAAGTTTACAGGCGAAGGATGTTCCATCAGCATGTCATCCGCGTCCATGATGACCCAGGCAATCAAAGGTAAGAAGCTGGAAGATGCACTGAAGATGTCAAAAGCTTTTTCGCAAATGATGCTCGGGGAAGAAATGGATCTTGGAGATATTGATTTTGGGGATGTTGAAGCACTGCAGGGGGTTTCTAAATTTCCTGCGCGCATAAAATGTGCTACCCTTGCATGGAAAGCAATGGAAAAAGGTGTTCAGGAATAAAAGGAATACTGTGTGAAACAGTTTAGGAATATAAGTACGAACACTATAAGGAGGTATTCAGCATGGCAAAAAACATGCCGGAATTGGAAGAGTATAAATATGGCTTCCATGACAAAGACGTATCCGTTTTTCGATCTGGAAGAGGACTGACTCGTGAAGTGGTTGAAGAGATTTCCAGAATGAAGGAAGAACCACAATGGATGCTGGATTATCGTTTGAAAGCATTGGAACAGTTTTATAAAATGCCAATGCCACAATGGGGCGGTGATCTTTCAGAATTGAACTTTGACGAGATCGTCTATTATGTAAAACCATCTGAAAGACAGGGTAAAACCTGGGATGAAGTACCTGACGAAATTAAACAGACATTTGATAAATTAGGTATCCCTGAAGCGGAGCAAAAATATCTTGCTGGTGTATCCGCACAATATGAATCTGAAGTTGTATACCACAGCCTGAAAGAAGACCTGGAAGAGATGGGTATTGTCTTTAAGGATACGGATACGGCACTGCAGGAAAACGAAGAACTTTTCAAACAGTACTTCGGTAAAGTTATTCCAGCATCAGATAACAAATTTGCTGCATTGAACTCAGCAGTATGGTCCGGGGGATCGTTCATTTATGTTCCGAAAGGTGTTAAATCCACTACACCACTGCAGGCATATTTCCGGATTAACTCGGAAAATATGGGGCAGTTTGAACGTACCTTGATTATAGCTGACGAAGGCTCTTCCGTACACTACGTGGAAGGCTGTACAGCACCGGTTTATACAACAAACTCACTGCACAGTGCAGTTGTGGAAATCTTCGTTCACAAAGATGCGTATTGCCGTTACACAACCATTCAAAACTGGGCAAATAACGTTTATAACCTGGTTACGAAGCGAACTTCCGTTGATGCAAACGGTACAATGGAATGGATCGATGGTAATATCGGATCTAAACTGACTATGAAATATCCTGCATGTCTCCTGAAAGGTGAAGGTGCACGTGGTAATACACTGTCCATCGCTATTGCCGGAAAAGGGCAAGTTCAGGATGCCGGTGCAAAAATGCATCATCTGGCACCAAATACTTCATCAACAATTGTTTCGAAGTCGATTTCCAAGCAAGGTGGTAAAGTTAACTACCGTGGACTTGTTCACTTCGGACGTAAAGCAGATGGTGCACGCTCCAACATCGAGTGTGACACACTGATTATGGATAACGAATCAACATCTGATACAATTCCATACAACGAGATCAACAATGACAATATTTCATTGGAGCACGAAGCTAAAGTTTCCAAAGTTTCAGAAGAACAACTCTTCTACCTGATGAGCAGAGGCCTCGGCGAAGAGGAAGCAACTGAAATGATTGTAATGGGCTTTATCGAGCCATTTACAAAAGAACTTCCAATGGAATACGCAGTTGAAATGAACCGTCTGATCAAGATGGAAATGGAAGGTTCAATTGGTTAATATTGTGTAATAAAAGAGCTCGCTTCCGGCGGGCCTTTTTTTTATCTTCTCATTACTACTATCGTATGCCGAAGATAAAAGGTGGCAAAAAAATAATTAATTTTTATGACACTTTTTTGGGTCGAGATACGATTATAGTAATGAAGGGTGAAGTGAATATCAGGTTGCGAGCAGATGGAACATCAGCAGAAAAACAGGAACATCGGCAGAAGGGGAGAAACATCGGCAGAACAGCGGCAACATCGGCAGAACAACACAAACACCGGCCCGAAAACTAAACATGAAAAATACAGATCCGGCTGTATGCAGCATGAAATAATGTATTTCATTCCAAATCAGTGCTACTATAAGAAATATAGCATCTAGTAGAGAGGGATTACTTTGGTTTATATTATTTGTTTTCTGATTGCTGTTGCCGCAGCATTTGTTGGAAGTTTGATTGGGTTGGGCGGAGGTGTTGTTTTAATTCCCAGCCTGATATTTATGTTCCAGTTTTCTGATGAATTTGCCTGGGCGCTGCCACAGATGATTGTTGGTATTTCATTAGTTACGATGGTATTTACGGCATTTTCATCGACTATTTCCTATGTT
The genomic region above belongs to Virgibacillus doumboii and contains:
- the sufU gene encoding Fe-S cluster assembly sulfur transfer protein SufU, with product MSFNNLDTLYRQVIMDHYKNPRNRGTVEGDALTVDMNNPTCGDRIQLQLQVEDGIVKDAKFTGEGCSISMSSASMMTQAIKGKKLEDALKMSKAFSQMMLGEEMDLGDIDFGDVEALQGVSKFPARIKCATLAWKAMEKGVQE
- the sufB gene encoding Fe-S cluster assembly protein SufB, encoding MAKNMPELEEYKYGFHDKDVSVFRSGRGLTREVVEEISRMKEEPQWMLDYRLKALEQFYKMPMPQWGGDLSELNFDEIVYYVKPSERQGKTWDEVPDEIKQTFDKLGIPEAEQKYLAGVSAQYESEVVYHSLKEDLEEMGIVFKDTDTALQENEELFKQYFGKVIPASDNKFAALNSAVWSGGSFIYVPKGVKSTTPLQAYFRINSENMGQFERTLIIADEGSSVHYVEGCTAPVYTTNSLHSAVVEIFVHKDAYCRYTTIQNWANNVYNLVTKRTSVDANGTMEWIDGNIGSKLTMKYPACLLKGEGARGNTLSIAIAGKGQVQDAGAKMHHLAPNTSSTIVSKSISKQGGKVNYRGLVHFGRKADGARSNIECDTLIMDNESTSDTIPYNEINNDNISLEHEAKVSKVSEEQLFYLMSRGLGEEEATEMIVMGFIEPFTKELPMEYAVEMNRLIKMEMEGSIG
- a CDS encoding cysteine desulfurase, with translation MDVKAIRQQFPALNQEVNGHPLVYLDSSATSQKPLSVIEAVDTYYRQDNSNVHRGVHTLGTRATEKYEGAREKVRRFINADSTAEVIFTRGTTTAINTVAYSYARANLKSGDEIVINQMEHHSNIIPWQQAAKATGATLKYIPLQNDGTISLDDVRETVTSNTKIVAVTHVSNVLGTINPVKEIAQIAHENNAVILVDGAQGAPHMKVDVKDLDCDFYAFSGHKMCGPTGIGVLYGKKEHLENMEPVEFGGEMIDFVNLYDSTWKELPWKFEGGTPIIAGAVGLGAAIDFLNEVGLDNIAAHEHKIAAYAMEKIRAIDGITVYGPEERAALVTFNLDDVHPHDTATVLDAEGVAVRAGHHCAQPLMKWLDVTATARASFYLYNTEEDIDRLVDGLLKTKEYFGDVF